In one window of Desulfonatronum thioautotrophicum DNA:
- the lpxD gene encoding UDP-3-O-(3-hydroxymyristoyl)glucosamine N-acyltransferase — MTHKLSELAQLLGLPLQGPDLSIQGVAALDHAGPEDLSFLAGPKHLDGFKHTEAGAVIVPAELIPALVLEGESRGRGVTRQPSLLISSNSNLDFTRAVRLFAVPQGRFTGQSEAAHVHPTARLDPSVIVYPFVFVGEGVEIGKDSRLFSGVYVGEECRIGKRVTIYPNAVLHSGTVIGDDVIIHAGTVLGSDGFGYVPGAQGLEKVPQVGNVVVEDRVEIGANTTIDRASLGTTRIGVGTKIDNLVQIGHNVEVGDHCILVSQVGIAGSSKLGDRVTLAGQVGIADHLHLGDGCRVGAKAGVNRSLAGGQDYLGSPAVEARKFMRIAASWNRLPEMAKRLAAMEKEIESLKKNLCKDES, encoded by the coding sequence ATGACCCATAAACTCTCAGAGCTGGCCCAACTGTTGGGGTTGCCCCTGCAAGGGCCGGATCTGTCGATCCAGGGGGTGGCTGCCCTGGATCATGCAGGACCCGAGGATTTGAGTTTTTTGGCCGGTCCAAAGCATTTGGATGGGTTCAAGCATACTGAGGCCGGGGCGGTGATCGTCCCGGCCGAACTCATCCCGGCCTTGGTATTGGAGGGCGAGAGCAGGGGCCGGGGCGTGACCCGACAGCCTTCACTGCTGATCAGCTCCAATTCTAACCTGGATTTTACCCGCGCCGTGCGGCTTTTCGCCGTTCCACAGGGCCGGTTTACAGGACAAAGTGAGGCGGCCCATGTCCATCCCACGGCACGGCTTGATCCTTCCGTCATCGTGTATCCCTTCGTCTTTGTTGGCGAAGGGGTGGAAATTGGAAAGGACTCTCGGTTGTTCAGTGGCGTGTACGTTGGCGAAGAGTGCCGGATCGGCAAGCGGGTGACCATCTATCCCAACGCGGTGCTGCATTCAGGAACCGTGATCGGAGATGACGTGATCATCCACGCCGGAACGGTATTGGGCAGTGACGGCTTCGGCTATGTCCCAGGAGCCCAGGGATTGGAAAAGGTGCCTCAGGTCGGCAATGTGGTGGTTGAGGATCGCGTTGAGATCGGTGCCAATACAACCATTGACCGGGCCAGTCTGGGGACCACGCGGATCGGAGTCGGCACGAAAATCGACAACCTGGTGCAAATTGGCCACAACGTGGAAGTGGGAGACCATTGCATCCTGGTTTCTCAAGTCGGTATTGCCGGAAGTTCCAAACTGGGAGACCGGGTTACTTTGGCCGGTCAGGTGGGGATTGCCGACCATCTGCACCTGGGCGACGGATGCCGTGTCGGAGCAAAGGCCGGTGTAAATCGTTCCTTGGCCGGGGGGCAGGATTATCTCGGTTCGCCGGCAGTGGAGGCCAGAAAGTTCATGCGTATCGCCGCTTCCTGGAACCGCCTGCCGGAGATGGCCAAACGATTGGCCGCCATGGAAAAGGAAATTGAGTCCCTGAAAAAAAATCTTTGCAAGGATGAATCATGA
- a CDS encoding ABC transporter ATP-binding protein — MNEQFLLEVRQLSKEVHSAAERLVILKRIEFSLGSGETAAIIGASGSGKSTLLHILGTLDQPTSGAVFFSGRDMATLSRAEKDRLRGGSIGFVFQFHHLLPEFTTLENVAMPGLIAGRSHAWARQEAASVLEMVGLADRGQHRVTTLSGGERQRAAIARALLLRPRLILADEPTGNLDEEAGEAVGRLLLELNQTVGTSLVVVTHNRDLAQAMRYRYELRGGELFSL, encoded by the coding sequence ATGAATGAGCAGTTTTTGCTTGAGGTGCGCCAACTCAGCAAGGAAGTGCATAGCGCGGCGGAGCGTCTGGTCATCCTGAAACGCATCGAATTCAGCCTGGGTTCCGGTGAAACCGCGGCCATCATCGGTGCATCGGGGTCTGGAAAATCCACGTTGTTGCATATCCTTGGGACGCTGGATCAACCCACTTCCGGGGCGGTTTTTTTTTCCGGACGGGACATGGCCACCTTATCCCGTGCAGAGAAAGATCGCCTTCGCGGGGGAAGCATTGGTTTCGTCTTTCAGTTCCACCACCTGCTGCCGGAGTTTACCACGCTGGAGAATGTCGCCATGCCGGGGCTGATTGCCGGACGATCCCACGCCTGGGCTCGTCAAGAGGCCGCATCTGTCCTGGAAATGGTTGGTTTGGCTGATCGTGGTCAGCACCGGGTGACAACTCTTTCCGGCGGAGAGCGCCAACGGGCGGCCATTGCCCGAGCCCTGCTGCTCAGGCCCAGGTTGATCCTTGCGGATGAACCCACTGGAAACCTGGACGAGGAGGCTGGAGAGGCTGTGGGGCGGTTATTGTTGGAACTGAATCAAACCGTGGGAACGAGCTTGGTCGTGGTGACCCATAATCGAGATCTGGCCCAAGCCATGCGTTATCGCTACGAGCTGCGTGGCGGTGAACTGTTTTCCCTGTAG
- the upp gene encoding uracil phosphoribosyltransferase, with amino-acid sequence MSVHVVLHPLVQHKLGIMRQHDISTKNFRELASELARLLTYEATKDLATESKTIQGWCGRVQVERIKGKKITVVPILRAGLGMLDGVLDMIPGAKVSVIGMYRNEETLQPVQYYVKTAGNMDQRMALILDPMLATGGTLLATIELLKEAGCRQIKGVFLVAAPEGLRRIEAAHPDVEIYLAAVDERLDDQGYILPGLGDAGDKIFGTK; translated from the coding sequence GTGTCCGTTCATGTGGTTCTCCATCCGCTGGTTCAGCACAAGCTTGGGATCATGCGCCAACACGACATCAGCACCAAAAATTTTCGGGAATTGGCCTCAGAGCTGGCCAGGCTGCTGACCTACGAGGCAACAAAGGACCTCGCAACCGAATCCAAAACCATCCAAGGCTGGTGCGGTCGTGTGCAGGTGGAGCGGATCAAGGGAAAAAAAATCACCGTCGTACCCATTCTCAGAGCCGGTTTGGGCATGCTGGACGGCGTGTTGGACATGATTCCCGGTGCCAAGGTCAGCGTGATCGGGATGTACCGCAACGAGGAAACCCTGCAGCCCGTGCAGTACTATGTCAAGACGGCCGGAAACATGGACCAGCGCATGGCCTTGATCCTGGACCCGATGCTTGCCACCGGAGGAACATTGTTGGCAACCATCGAACTGCTCAAGGAGGCCGGCTGCAGACAAATCAAGGGCGTCTTTCTGGTGGCTGCTCCCGAAGGGCTGCGCCGGATTGAAGCCGCCCACCCGGACGTGGAGATTTATCTGGCCGCCGTGGATGAACGGCTCGATGACCAGGGCTACATTCTGCCTGGCCTGGGCGATGCCGGGGACAAGATATTTGGAACGAAATAG
- the bamA gene encoding outer membrane protein assembly factor BamA, with product MTPKSPLCSLTSIAAGPMIVLALVLVALCSAAWLGLPSQVAAQTGQPVKLIVLPFEINAAPDLEHLQEGLPELLRERLRANGFEVHPGEQTLQLLRAQELTELDLSSARDMALLSASGHSIYGSFNQVGESISLDVRLVEAFGLRPARSFFVVREGVINLLPAVEELAERITRELRQVETIAEILVEGNQTLGSDVVLLRIRSQPGDIYDPQVVNEDVRRLFELGFFDDITVRVEDGPEGKLLTFEVSERPRIQAISVIGAREIREADILKAITTRIGGIINPRILADDLSKIRELYRQKGYYLAQVEYNLEQTDPRQARLNIVIDEGNRLFIREIVIEGAESLSERELRGELVLGERGLFSWLTGRGVLREELLERDAAALEAYYANRGFLDARVGQPDVEFLEEGIRITFRVDEGPRYRVGAISFRGDLLEPEEELLKLISMDDLQAREAYFDRSVLRRDLQNLADHYTEFGYAFAQSDAQLNVERDELLVDVVFILDKGSLVYIRRVLIEGNTKTRDNVIRREMRLGDGDLFSGSQLTRSNERLIRLDFFELVDIETLATPDPSELDLKVTVKEKPTGMISAGIGYSSLDKVFVSGMVQERNLFGRGYDLALRGTLSGRSTLYDLSLTNPSWRDSPLGVGMDLYFRERDYRDYERESVGGRFRLSYPLGEYTRAFWNYRLERYTISDVKENAAQRILDAEGTNWASSTYLAASRDTTDRRFNPSRGTVNTVSVQYSGGLLQGDDHFIKTIYDSRFYYPLFWDTVFHWRGQVGFLFDNDGKEAPVFERFYLGGIDSVRGYPGWEISPRDPDTGDRIGGTKQFFTNFEYLFPLNRDMGLVGLVFFDAGNVWDHGETFGSKLFKSVGTGVRWYSPLGPLRLEYGYGLDRLEGERRSGVEFSIGQVF from the coding sequence ATGACTCCCAAATCCCCTTTGTGTTCACTGACGTCAATTGCCGCGGGACCGATGATTGTCCTCGCCCTGGTTCTGGTGGCCCTATGCTCCGCGGCCTGGCTGGGTCTTCCGAGCCAGGTGGCTGCCCAGACCGGACAGCCAGTAAAACTCATTGTTTTGCCGTTTGAAATCAATGCCGCCCCCGACCTCGAGCATCTTCAGGAAGGTCTTCCCGAACTGTTGCGGGAGCGTCTGCGGGCCAATGGATTCGAAGTGCATCCAGGTGAGCAGACCCTGCAGTTGCTGCGCGCCCAGGAGCTCACTGAGCTGGATTTGTCCTCGGCCCGGGATATGGCGCTGCTTTCCGCATCCGGCCACAGTATCTACGGCAGTTTCAATCAGGTCGGCGAAAGCATCAGCTTGGACGTACGGCTCGTAGAGGCTTTTGGCCTGCGCCCGGCCCGGTCTTTTTTCGTGGTCCGGGAGGGAGTGATCAATCTGTTGCCGGCAGTGGAAGAGCTTGCCGAACGCATTACCCGCGAACTGCGCCAGGTGGAAACCATCGCCGAAATTCTGGTGGAAGGGAACCAGACCCTGGGTTCGGACGTGGTTCTGCTGCGCATCCGCAGTCAGCCGGGGGATATCTATGATCCGCAAGTGGTCAATGAAGACGTTCGGCGACTTTTCGAGCTGGGCTTTTTCGATGACATCACGGTCCGGGTCGAAGATGGTCCGGAAGGCAAGCTGCTGACCTTCGAGGTCAGCGAGCGTCCCCGGATTCAGGCCATCAGCGTGATAGGGGCCAGGGAGATCCGGGAAGCTGATATTCTCAAAGCCATTACCACCCGCATCGGAGGCATCATCAACCCCCGAATTCTGGCCGACGACCTGAGCAAGATCCGGGAACTGTATCGTCAGAAGGGGTATTATCTGGCCCAGGTGGAGTACAATTTGGAGCAAACCGATCCCCGCCAAGCCCGGCTGAACATCGTCATTGACGAAGGCAATCGGCTGTTCATCCGGGAGATTGTCATCGAAGGCGCTGAATCATTAAGCGAACGGGAACTGCGCGGGGAATTGGTATTGGGTGAGCGGGGCCTCTTCTCCTGGTTGACCGGACGTGGAGTTCTTCGCGAGGAATTGTTGGAGCGGGACGCCGCGGCTCTGGAGGCCTACTACGCCAATCGTGGTTTCCTGGATGCCCGGGTCGGACAGCCGGATGTGGAATTCCTGGAAGAGGGCATTCGGATCACCTTCCGTGTAGATGAAGGCCCTCGGTACAGGGTCGGAGCCATCTCCTTCCGCGGTGACCTGTTGGAGCCGGAGGAGGAGCTGTTGAAACTGATCAGCATGGACGACCTGCAGGCCCGGGAAGCGTATTTTGACCGCTCGGTGCTACGTCGGGATCTGCAGAACCTGGCCGACCATTATACCGAATTCGGCTACGCCTTTGCCCAAAGTGACGCCCAGCTGAACGTCGAGCGGGACGAACTGCTGGTGGACGTGGTTTTCATTCTGGACAAGGGGTCGTTGGTGTACATCCGCCGTGTGCTCATCGAAGGCAACACCAAGACCCGGGACAACGTCATCCGTCGGGAAATGCGCCTGGGGGACGGCGATCTGTTCAGCGGCTCCCAGCTGACCCGGTCCAATGAGCGGCTGATTCGGCTGGACTTTTTTGAACTGGTGGATATTGAGACCCTGGCTACGCCTGATCCCAGCGAGTTGGATTTAAAGGTCACGGTCAAGGAAAAGCCCACGGGTATGATCAGTGCCGGAATAGGTTATTCCAGCCTGGACAAAGTGTTCGTCTCCGGTATGGTCCAGGAGCGCAATCTCTTCGGACGTGGATATGACCTGGCCTTGCGGGGCACGCTCAGCGGTCGCAGCACGCTGTACGACCTGAGCCTGACCAACCCTTCCTGGCGAGATTCTCCCCTGGGCGTGGGCATGGATCTCTATTTCAGAGAGCGGGATTACCGGGATTATGAGCGTGAATCCGTGGGTGGACGCTTTCGATTGTCCTATCCCCTCGGTGAATACACTCGGGCATTCTGGAACTACCGCCTGGAGCGCTATACCATCTCGGACGTCAAGGAAAACGCCGCCCAGCGAATCCTGGATGCGGAAGGCACCAACTGGGCCAGCTCCACTTACCTTGCGGCAAGTCGGGATACCACGGACAGGCGATTCAACCCCTCCCGGGGAACGGTGAATACTGTTTCCGTGCAGTATTCCGGTGGCCTGCTCCAAGGCGATGACCATTTCATCAAAACCATTTACGATTCCCGTTTCTACTATCCGCTGTTCTGGGATACGGTCTTTCATTGGCGGGGGCAGGTAGGCTTTTTGTTCGACAACGACGGAAAGGAGGCACCTGTCTTTGAACGGTTCTACCTTGGCGGCATCGACAGTGTTCGCGGGTATCCCGGTTGGGAGATATCTCCGCGGGACCCGGACACCGGGGACCGGATCGGGGGCACGAAACAGTTTTTTACCAACTTCGAATACCTGTTCCCTTTGAACAGGGATATGGGCCTGGTCGGACTGGTCTTTTTCGATGCGGGAAATGTCTGGGATCACGGCGAAACGTTTGGATCAAAGCTGTTCAAGAGCGTGGGCACCGGCGTGCGTTGGTACTCGCCTCTGGGACCGTTGCGCCTGGAGTACGGGTATGGATTGGATCGCCTGGAAGGCGAACGCCGCAGCGGGGTGGAGTTCTCCATCGGACAGGTTTTCTAA
- a CDS encoding uracil-xanthine permease family protein, whose amino-acid sequence MKEETTSLSSPDYHFRLKDSLLGMQMLFIAFGALVLVPLLTGLDPNVALFTAGVGTLLFQIITKGKVPVFLASSFAFIPAIMFGVQTWGIPATLSGLAAAGVVYILLGLFIKWQGPGILMRVLPPIVYAPVIMVIGLILAPVAVNMALGKTGDGSVQLVSEGLALSIALASLGTTIVVTLLGKGVFRLVPIMFGIIVGYVLCLLYGLVDFTPVREASWLAMPNFVLPEWNWQAVLFIVPIAIAPAIEHFGDILAVSSLTGKNYVKDPGIHRTMLGDGLATSMAACLGGPPNTTYSEVTGGVALTKAFNPAIMTWAAIAAIVLAFVGKLGALLQTIPVPVMGGILVLLFGAIMVVGLNTLVRAKEDLMQPRNLIIISVIVVFGMGGMAFQTGEFVLKGIGLAAIIGIILNLILPDRKI is encoded by the coding sequence ATGAAAGAAGAGACCACATCGCTTTCCTCGCCGGACTACCATTTCCGTCTCAAGGACAGCCTCCTGGGAATGCAGATGTTGTTCATTGCCTTTGGGGCCCTGGTTCTGGTTCCGCTGCTTACCGGCCTGGACCCCAACGTGGCGCTCTTCACCGCCGGGGTCGGCACGCTGCTCTTCCAGATCATCACCAAAGGCAAGGTGCCGGTCTTTCTGGCGTCCTCCTTCGCGTTCATCCCAGCCATCATGTTTGGCGTGCAAACCTGGGGCATCCCGGCCACCCTCTCTGGTTTGGCCGCGGCGGGAGTTGTCTATATCCTGCTCGGACTGTTCATCAAATGGCAAGGCCCGGGAATTTTGATGCGCGTATTGCCACCCATTGTATATGCGCCGGTGATCATGGTCATCGGACTGATCCTGGCCCCCGTGGCCGTGAACATGGCGCTGGGCAAGACCGGGGACGGTTCAGTGCAGCTGGTCAGCGAGGGTTTGGCTTTATCCATTGCCTTGGCCTCCCTGGGTACCACAATCGTGGTCACTTTGCTGGGCAAAGGCGTTTTTCGCCTCGTCCCGATCATGTTCGGCATCATTGTGGGCTATGTGCTCTGCCTGCTCTACGGTCTGGTTGACTTCACACCGGTCCGTGAAGCCTCATGGCTGGCCATGCCCAATTTCGTCCTTCCGGAATGGAACTGGCAAGCCGTCCTGTTCATCGTACCCATTGCCATTGCGCCGGCCATCGAGCACTTTGGGGACATCCTGGCCGTGAGCAGTCTGACCGGTAAAAACTACGTCAAGGATCCGGGCATTCACCGAACCATGCTTGGTGACGGCTTGGCCACTTCCATGGCTGCCTGCCTTGGCGGGCCACCCAACACCACCTACTCCGAAGTCACCGGCGGTGTCGCCCTGACAAAAGCCTTCAACCCGGCGATCATGACCTGGGCGGCCATTGCCGCCATTGTCCTGGCTTTCGTCGGCAAACTGGGGGCCCTGCTGCAAACCATTCCGGTCCCGGTGATGGGTGGTATTCTTGTGCTGCTTTTCGGCGCGATCATGGTGGTTGGTCTGAACACATTGGTGCGGGCCAAGGAAGACCTGATGCAGCCTCGCAACCTGATCATCATCTCCGTGATCGTGGTCTTCGGCATGGGTGGCATGGCATTTCAAACCGGGGAATTCGTGCTGAAAGGCATCGGGCTTGCGGCCATCATCGGGATCATCCTCAATCTGATCCTTCCGGATCGAAAAATCTAA
- a CDS encoding response regulator — MRFLIVEDDFTSRLMLQRIIKPYAQCDLAVNGEEAVQAFKMAHEEGQPYDLILLDIMMPVKDGQQALLEIREYEHTQGISPKDETRVIMLTALGDPKNVVDAYYKGGASSYLVKPIDKGLLLEVIRNTGLRI, encoded by the coding sequence ATGCGCTTTCTGATCGTTGAGGATGACTTCACCAGCAGACTGATGCTCCAGCGGATCATCAAGCCCTATGCCCAATGCGATCTGGCGGTCAACGGTGAAGAGGCGGTCCAGGCATTTAAAATGGCGCATGAAGAGGGCCAGCCATATGATCTCATCCTGCTGGACATCATGATGCCGGTCAAGGACGGTCAGCAAGCCCTTCTGGAAATCAGGGAATACGAGCACACCCAGGGCATCAGTCCCAAGGACGAGACACGGGTGATCATGCTGACGGCCCTGGGAGATCCGAAAAACGTCGTTGATGCCTACTACAAGGGAGGCGCCAGTTCGTACCTGGTCAAGCCCATTGACAAAGGGCTGCTCCTGGAAGTGATCCGCAACACTGGTTTGCGTATTTGA
- a CDS encoding lipoprotein-releasing ABC transporter permease subunit translates to MRFERFIALRYLLTRGSHAFISVISWVSVLGVALGVAALIVVLGVMNGFSNELRDKILGVNAHIVVTSLEGVIRDYDHLTEQARGVSGVLGAMPFVYSEVMLSTDLGVKGVVLRGIDPEDSRDVIALSRDMIMGSASDLHDDATGRGMFVGSELAGRLGLRVGSEVNLLSPAGQRSAAGFSPSVQTFVVRGVFRTGMFEYDSSLAYVTIPAAQSVLGFRGDLVSGLEIRLQNPDAAPRVAEELERVLGGFPFQVRTWMEMNQNLFAALKLEKAAMFVILVMIVLVGSFSIITTLVMLVMEKTRDIAILASMGAGPKRIARIFIFLGTIIGAMGTGLGFAIGLLLSFLLQRYQFIQLPMDVYYLDHLPVQLQWTDLTIIAVAAMVMCFLATLYPARQASRLQPAEALRYE, encoded by the coding sequence ATGAGATTCGAGCGGTTCATCGCCCTGCGATACCTCCTGACCAGGGGCAGTCATGCGTTCATTTCGGTCATTTCCTGGGTTTCCGTGCTCGGTGTTGCTTTGGGCGTGGCGGCGCTGATCGTCGTCCTGGGTGTGATGAACGGGTTCAGCAACGAGTTGCGGGACAAAATTCTCGGCGTCAACGCCCATATTGTTGTCACCAGCCTGGAAGGCGTCATCCGGGACTACGACCACCTGACCGAACAAGCCCGCGGCGTTAGCGGGGTGCTTGGGGCCATGCCTTTTGTGTACTCCGAGGTGATGCTCAGCACGGACTTGGGGGTCAAGGGCGTCGTGTTGCGCGGCATTGATCCGGAGGACTCCCGTGACGTCATTGCCCTGTCCCGGGACATGATCATGGGCAGCGCCTCAGATCTCCACGACGATGCAACCGGCCGGGGCATGTTCGTCGGTTCGGAATTGGCCGGTCGCCTTGGGCTGCGGGTCGGCTCCGAAGTGAACCTGCTCTCACCGGCCGGACAACGTTCCGCCGCCGGCTTTTCCCCAAGTGTTCAGACCTTTGTGGTTCGTGGCGTATTTCGGACCGGAATGTTCGAATACGACTCGTCCCTGGCCTACGTGACCATTCCTGCCGCACAGTCCGTACTCGGATTTCGAGGTGATTTGGTCAGCGGTTTGGAAATCCGCCTGCAAAACCCTGATGCCGCGCCGCGAGTCGCCGAGGAACTGGAGCGTGTTTTGGGTGGATTTCCATTCCAGGTCCGCACCTGGATGGAAATGAACCAGAATCTTTTCGCTGCCTTGAAGTTGGAAAAAGCGGCGATGTTCGTGATTCTGGTGATGATCGTCCTGGTCGGATCCTTCAGCATCATCACCACCCTGGTGATGCTGGTCATGGAGAAGACCAGGGATATTGCCATCCTGGCCTCCATGGGGGCGGGGCCGAAGCGGATCGCCCGGATATTTATCTTCCTGGGGACGATCATCGGGGCCATGGGGACAGGGCTGGGCTTTGCCATCGGCCTGCTTCTCAGTTTTCTGCTCCAGCGCTATCAGTTCATCCAGCTGCCCATGGACGTGTACTATCTGGACCATCTGCCCGTGCAGCTGCAATGGACGGATTTGACCATCATCGCCGTGGCCGCCATGGTGATGTGTTTTCTGGCAACCCTCTATCCGGCCCGCCAGGCGTCCCGGTTGCAACCCGCCGAGGCTCTGCGGTATGAATGA
- a CDS encoding TorD/DmsD family molecular chaperone — protein sequence MNDHDHHLLLRGLESLAWVFQGAAGGQWSEVRTVCLPKMAAVLLALESRNLVDEVVMNMAEEVHALAETKNPLLSPESLEQEYVRLFVNHRDGLSVPLCQSCYTGEGRMMGEPALAMQSRLDQAGLRVDTSMPMPPDHLAIELAYLMVLFPEPDPLPRNSPTDNSQGKETPATFAAKTLLPWVGTVRRRLVEAEASPLFRLAGELLVALISVIAEKNISFSEQHA from the coding sequence ATGAACGACCATGATCATCACCTGCTTTTACGGGGCCTTGAGTCCTTGGCCTGGGTTTTTCAGGGGGCCGCAGGCGGACAATGGTCCGAAGTCCGGACCGTTTGTTTGCCCAAGATGGCCGCTGTCCTTCTGGCACTGGAGTCCCGGAACCTGGTCGACGAAGTCGTGATGAACATGGCTGAGGAGGTTCACGCGCTGGCTGAGACAAAGAATCCGCTTCTGTCCCCGGAAAGCCTGGAACAGGAATACGTTCGCCTCTTCGTGAACCACCGTGACGGGCTGAGCGTCCCTCTCTGCCAGTCCTGCTACACTGGGGAAGGGCGCATGATGGGTGAACCAGCCTTGGCCATGCAGTCCCGCCTGGACCAAGCCGGGCTGCGTGTCGACACGTCCATGCCCATGCCGCCGGATCACCTGGCCATAGAGCTGGCCTACCTCATGGTCCTCTTCCCAGAGCCTGACCCCTTGCCTCGCAACAGCCCGACCGACAACTCTCAGGGAAAGGAGACGCCCGCCACCTTTGCCGCGAAAACACTTCTGCCCTGGGTCGGCACGGTGCGGAGGCGGTTGGTTGAAGCCGAAGCCTCGCCACTTTTTCGTCTGGCCGGAGAACTCCTGGTCGCCTTGATTTCGGTCATCGCTGAAAAAAATATTTCTTTTTCTGAACAGCACGCTTGA
- a CDS encoding OmpH family outer membrane protein has protein sequence MRLFFKMLLVGAIVFAAGTAWAQTKIGIVDMQAIIAESVPGEQAMGELRTRFETMKEELDKQNEAITKLRDELQRQSMVLSQEAKQDKEQEYRRVVRDFQEQFQAFQAKMRTEEDRLSEPILELLIKVINDYGARHNYSLIMDGTSAGLVYADDAVVITNAIKDELNKAWQAR, from the coding sequence ATGCGCTTGTTTTTCAAAATGTTGCTTGTCGGCGCGATCGTCTTCGCTGCCGGGACGGCCTGGGCCCAAACCAAAATCGGCATTGTGGACATGCAGGCGATTATTGCCGAATCCGTTCCAGGCGAGCAGGCAATGGGCGAATTGCGGACTCGGTTCGAAACCATGAAGGAAGAACTGGACAAGCAAAACGAGGCCATTACCAAGTTGCGCGACGAATTGCAGCGCCAAAGCATGGTGCTCAGCCAGGAGGCCAAGCAAGACAAGGAACAGGAGTACCGTCGGGTGGTTCGGGACTTTCAGGAACAGTTTCAGGCCTTTCAGGCCAAGATGCGCACAGAGGAAGACCGGCTGAGCGAGCCAATTCTGGAATTATTGATCAAGGTGATCAACGACTACGGTGCACGGCACAATTATTCGTTGATCATGGATGGGACTTCTGCTGGATTGGTGTACGCCGATGATGCAGTGGTCATCACCAACGCCATCAAGGATGAGTTGAACAAGGCTTGGCAGGCCAGGTAG
- the lysS gene encoding lysine--tRNA ligase yields the protein MTTEQSQNRSQLQKQRLEKFTQLQDSGVALYPNDFRKNAELVQIKVAYGDYDEPALEILEKTFAVAGRVMSQRSFGKAAFFHLQDATDQMQVFVQRDAIGAENYALFKKYDIGDIVGVTGRLFRTKTGELTVKAESVCLVSKALRPLPEKYHGLKDVEVRYRQRYVDLMVNPRTREIFQRRTQVVRFLRSFLDNAGFMEVETPMMQPIPGGATARPFVTHHKALDMRLFLRIAPELYLKRLLVGGFERVYEINRNFRNEGISTQHNPEFTMLEFYWAYADYQDLMDLTERMFADLARNVLGSEVVPYQGELINLGGSWQRLTFYESLESLGGLRPEQYQDYTEARNLVLKLGEKAHTEEKLGKLQAKLFDLLVEPKLIQPHFIYHYPTDISPLSRRNDADPQVTDRFELFIAGREMANAFSELNDPLDQRGRFEEQVREKEAGDEEAHFMDEDYIRALEYGMPPAAGQGVGIDRLVMLLTDSPSIREVILFPLLRPEANPTP from the coding sequence TTGACTACTGAGCAAAGCCAGAACCGAAGCCAACTCCAAAAGCAGCGTCTGGAGAAATTCACGCAGCTTCAAGATTCCGGGGTGGCCCTCTACCCCAACGATTTTCGCAAAAATGCCGAATTGGTCCAGATCAAGGTCGCATACGGCGACTACGATGAACCGGCGTTGGAAATCCTGGAAAAGACTTTTGCCGTGGCTGGACGGGTGATGAGCCAACGCTCGTTCGGCAAGGCCGCGTTTTTTCACCTTCAGGACGCCACGGACCAGATGCAGGTTTTTGTCCAGCGTGATGCCATTGGTGCGGAAAACTACGCTCTGTTCAAAAAATATGATATCGGCGACATCGTGGGCGTCACCGGTCGACTGTTCCGGACCAAAACAGGAGAGCTGACCGTCAAGGCCGAGAGTGTTTGTCTGGTCAGCAAGGCCTTGCGGCCCCTGCCCGAGAAGTATCACGGTCTGAAGGACGTGGAGGTCCGGTACCGGCAACGGTATGTGGATCTGATGGTCAACCCGCGGACACGGGAGATTTTCCAGCGCCGCACCCAGGTCGTTCGCTTCCTGCGCTCCTTTCTGGACAATGCGGGGTTCATGGAAGTGGAGACGCCGATGATGCAGCCCATCCCCGGCGGTGCCACTGCCCGGCCCTTCGTCACCCATCACAAGGCACTGGACATGCGCCTTTTTTTGCGTATCGCCCCGGAATTGTACCTGAAACGGCTGCTGGTGGGCGGCTTCGAGCGGGTCTATGAGATCAACCGCAATTTTCGCAATGAGGGGATTTCCACCCAGCATAACCCGGAATTCACCATGCTGGAATTCTACTGGGCCTATGCCGACTACCAGGACCTGATGGACCTGACCGAACGGATGTTTGCCGACCTGGCTCGGAATGTTTTGGGAAGCGAGGTGGTTCCGTATCAGGGCGAGCTGATCAACCTGGGCGGCTCCTGGCAGCGACTGACCTTTTATGAATCCCTGGAGTCCCTGGGCGGTCTGCGTCCGGAACAGTACCAAGACTACACCGAAGCCAGAAATCTGGTGCTCAAGCTGGGGGAAAAAGCCCATACCGAGGAAAAGCTGGGCAAGCTCCAGGCCAAGCTGTTCGATCTGCTGGTGGAGCCAAAGCTGATCCAACCCCATTTTATCTATCACTACCCCACGGATATTTCCCCGCTTTCCCGGCGCAATGACGCAGACCCCCAGGTAACGGACCGGTTTGAGCTGTTTATCGCCGGGCGGGAAATGGCCAATGCCTTTTCCGAGCTGAACGATCCCCTGGATCAACGCGGTCGTTTCGAGGAACAGGTCAGGGAAAAAGAGGCTGGTGATGAGGAAGCCCATTTCATGGACGAGGACTACATCCGCGCCCTGGAGTACGGCATGCCCCCGGCGGCAGGTCAGGGCGTGGGCATTGACCGGCTGGTGATGCTGCTTACGGACAGCCCCTCGATCCGTGAGGTCATATTGTTTCCGTTGTTGCGTCCTGAGGCCAATCCGACTCCATGA